A single genomic interval of Suncus etruscus isolate mSunEtr1 chromosome 12, mSunEtr1.pri.cur, whole genome shotgun sequence harbors:
- the BAHD1 gene encoding bromo adjacent homology domain-containing 1 protein isoform X2 produces MTHTRRKSLTMLSSAPPGRREPLQMEDSNIEQGAEGVVEPSMPESPGHLVGRRKNYPLRKRPLVPEKPKACKVLLTRLESVAGPRSADEADELPPDLPKPPSPAPPREEPSLAQPRKRRLASLNAEALNNLLLEREDTGGLAGSRRSRGGEPLRSRERERDRAVGGWPSKKRARPGDLGGGNRDLSPEPSPEEGARRDGDPAPKRLASLNAVAFLKLSQERELPLRPPRAHPEVDVRAAEPSAAKVPRPKWAKVNGKNYPKARQGSTIGENAGPPGWQGNPEDPWPSPTPRGPSASVQPLSQSRSKALESPLGLRPHLPQLMGGQAALKPEPGRPGEESPAPKQELHQPSFPAPQLSPLPLPGNPADYRGLCDRPELTALGSFYQYCGRDGLQCGGYSCPMLPEGKLSPVAAPNEGLLLAPSSVPTGTPFQHPPWGSRYCSSEDTGENGYGLCEMLSSSLPHISTTCVSCPYKMPFAAEGCRSLGQLEFPLPEAGHPASPAHPFLGCPVPSVPPAAEPVPHLQTPSSEPQSVARACPQSAKPPSGSKSGLRTGPSCRHTVRSKAARRPSHPKQPRAQRPRPRRRRRRRTNGWVPVGAACEKAVYVLDEPEPAIRKSYQAVERRGETIRVRDTVLLKSGPRKTSTPYVAKISALWENPESGELMMSLLWYYRPEHLQGGRSPSMHENEVFASRHQDQNSVACIEEKCYVLTFAEYCRFCAMAKRRGEGLPSRKTALVPPSADYSTPPHRTVPEDTDPELVFLCRHVYDFRHGRILKNPQ; encoded by the exons ATGACACACACTCGGAGGAAGTCCCTTACCATGCTGAGTTCGGCCCCCCCTGGCCGCCGGGAGCCCCTGCAGATGGAAGACAGCAATATAGAGCAGGGGGCAGAAGGGGTGGTGGAGCCCAGCATGCCTGAGAGCCCAGGACACCTCGTGGGCCGCCGCAAGAACTACCCACTACGCAAGCGCCCTTTAGTTCCTGAGAAGCCCAAGGCCTGCAAAGTGCTGCTGACCCGCCTGGAGAGTGTGGCAGGACCACGGAGTGCAGATGAGGCTGACGAGCTACCTCCTGACCTGCCCAAGCCCCCAAGTCCAGCTCCCCCCCGGGAGGAACCCAGCCTTGCCCAGCCCCGGAAGCGGCGCCTGGCTTCCCTCAATGCTGAGGCCCTTAACAACCTGCTGCTGGAGCGAGAGGACACTGGTGGCCTGGCAGGTTCACGCCGCAGCCGAGGTGGGGAACCCCTGCGCAGCCGAGAACGAGAACGGGACCGGGCTGTTGGGGGTTGGCCCTCCAAGAAACGGGCCCGGCCTGGAGACCTCGGAGGAGGAAATCGGGACCTGTCCCCAGAGCCATCCCCAGAGGAAGGTGCCCGACGAGATGGTGACCCAGCTCCCAAGAGATTGGCAAGCCTGAATGCAGTGGCCTTTCTCAAGCTGAGCCAGGAGCGGGAGCTGCCTCTGCGACCGCCCCGGGCCCACCCAGAAGTAGATGTGCGTGCTGCTGAACCCTCTGCAGCAAAGGTTCCCAGGCCCAAGTGGGCCAAGGTCAATGGCAAGAACTATCCGAAGGCCCGGCAGGGATCCACCATTGGGGAGAATGCAGGTCCGCCAGGCTGGCAAGGGAATCCTGAAGACCCATGGCCATCTCCCACCCCCCGTGGACCTTCGGCATCTGTTCAGCCACTGTCCCAGTCCCGGAGCAAGGCTCTGGAGAGCCCCTTGGGGCTGCGTCCCCACCTGCCCCAGCTAATGGGAGGGCAGGCTGCCCTGAAGCCAGAACCTGGGCGTCCGGGCGAGGAGTCGCCTGCCCCTAAGCAGGAACTGCACCAACCCTCCTTCCCTGCACCCCAGCTGTCCCCCCTGCCCCTGCCCGGCAACCCTGCTGACTACAGAGGCCTGTGCGACCGGCCTGAGCTCACGGCTCTTGGCAGCTTCTACCAGTACTGCGGCCGAGATGGGCTTCAGtgtgggggttactcctgccccATGCTCCCTGAGGGCAAGCTGTCCCCAGTGGCTGCACCTAATGAGGGGCTCCTCTTGGCCCCTAGTTCTGTGCCCACTGGGACCCCTTTCCAGCACCCTCCCTGGGGCTCTCGCTATTGCTCCAGCGAAGACACTGGAGAGAATGGCTACGGCCTCTGTGAAATGCTGTCCTCATCTCTTCCCCACATCAGCACTACCTGTGTCAGCTGCCCCTACAAAATGCCTTTTGCAGCAG AAGGCTGCAGGTCCCTGGGCCAGCTGGAATTTCCTCTCCCGGAAGCTGGCCATCCAGCCTCACCTGCCCACCCCTTTCTGGGATGCCCTGTACCCAGCGTGCCACCTGCAGCAGAGCCTGTTCCCCACCTTCAGACGCCTAGTTCTGAGCCCCAGTCTGTAGCCCGTGCGTGCCCACAGAGCGCCAAGCCTCCCAGTGGCTCGAAGTCAGGCCTGCGCACCGGCCCCAGTTGCAGGCACACTGTGAGGAGCAAGGCCGCTCGCAGGCCCAGCCATCCCAAACAGCCACGTGCCCAGCGCCCAcgtccccgccgccgccgccgccgccgcaccaACGGCTGGGTGCCTGTCGGTGCTGCCTGTGAGAAGGCCGTCTACGTTTTG GACGAACCGGAACCAGCCATCCGAAAGAGCTACCAGGCAGTAGAGCGGCGCGGAGAGACCATCCGAGTGCGGGATACTGTTCTCCTCAAGTCAGGTCCACGGAAGACATCCACACCTTATGTGGCCAAGATCTCTGCCCTCTGGGAGAACCCTGAATCAG GAGAGCTGATGATGAGCCTCCTGTGGTATTACAGACCTGAGCACTTACAGGGCGGCCGCAGCCCCAGCATGCACGAG AATGAAGTCTTTGCATCGCGACATCAGGACCAGAATAGCGTGGCCTGCATTGAGGAGAAGTGCTACGTGTTGACCTTTGCTGAGTACTGCAG ATTCTGCGCCATGGCCAAGCGCCGAGGTGAGGGCCTGCCCAGCCGCAAGACAGCCCTGGTGCCCCCCTCTGCTGACTACTCCACCCCACCTCACCGCACGGTGCCCGAGGACACAGACCCTGAGCTGGTGTTTCTTTGCCGCCATGTCTATGACTTCCGCCATGGCCGCATCCTCAAGAACCCCCAGTAG
- the BAHD1 gene encoding bromo adjacent homology domain-containing 1 protein isoform X1: MPAAFQADWRCSMTHTRRKSLTMLSSAPPGRREPLQMEDSNIEQGAEGVVEPSMPESPGHLVGRRKNYPLRKRPLVPEKPKACKVLLTRLESVAGPRSADEADELPPDLPKPPSPAPPREEPSLAQPRKRRLASLNAEALNNLLLEREDTGGLAGSRRSRGGEPLRSRERERDRAVGGWPSKKRARPGDLGGGNRDLSPEPSPEEGARRDGDPAPKRLASLNAVAFLKLSQERELPLRPPRAHPEVDVRAAEPSAAKVPRPKWAKVNGKNYPKARQGSTIGENAGPPGWQGNPEDPWPSPTPRGPSASVQPLSQSRSKALESPLGLRPHLPQLMGGQAALKPEPGRPGEESPAPKQELHQPSFPAPQLSPLPLPGNPADYRGLCDRPELTALGSFYQYCGRDGLQCGGYSCPMLPEGKLSPVAAPNEGLLLAPSSVPTGTPFQHPPWGSRYCSSEDTGENGYGLCEMLSSSLPHISTTCVSCPYKMPFAAEGCRSLGQLEFPLPEAGHPASPAHPFLGCPVPSVPPAAEPVPHLQTPSSEPQSVARACPQSAKPPSGSKSGLRTGPSCRHTVRSKAARRPSHPKQPRAQRPRPRRRRRRRTNGWVPVGAACEKAVYVLDEPEPAIRKSYQAVERRGETIRVRDTVLLKSGPRKTSTPYVAKISALWENPESGELMMSLLWYYRPEHLQGGRSPSMHENEVFASRHQDQNSVACIEEKCYVLTFAEYCRFCAMAKRRGEGLPSRKTALVPPSADYSTPPHRTVPEDTDPELVFLCRHVYDFRHGRILKNPQ, from the exons GCAGATTGGAGGTGCTCCATGACACACACTCGGAGGAAGTCCCTTACCATGCTGAGTTCGGCCCCCCCTGGCCGCCGGGAGCCCCTGCAGATGGAAGACAGCAATATAGAGCAGGGGGCAGAAGGGGTGGTGGAGCCCAGCATGCCTGAGAGCCCAGGACACCTCGTGGGCCGCCGCAAGAACTACCCACTACGCAAGCGCCCTTTAGTTCCTGAGAAGCCCAAGGCCTGCAAAGTGCTGCTGACCCGCCTGGAGAGTGTGGCAGGACCACGGAGTGCAGATGAGGCTGACGAGCTACCTCCTGACCTGCCCAAGCCCCCAAGTCCAGCTCCCCCCCGGGAGGAACCCAGCCTTGCCCAGCCCCGGAAGCGGCGCCTGGCTTCCCTCAATGCTGAGGCCCTTAACAACCTGCTGCTGGAGCGAGAGGACACTGGTGGCCTGGCAGGTTCACGCCGCAGCCGAGGTGGGGAACCCCTGCGCAGCCGAGAACGAGAACGGGACCGGGCTGTTGGGGGTTGGCCCTCCAAGAAACGGGCCCGGCCTGGAGACCTCGGAGGAGGAAATCGGGACCTGTCCCCAGAGCCATCCCCAGAGGAAGGTGCCCGACGAGATGGTGACCCAGCTCCCAAGAGATTGGCAAGCCTGAATGCAGTGGCCTTTCTCAAGCTGAGCCAGGAGCGGGAGCTGCCTCTGCGACCGCCCCGGGCCCACCCAGAAGTAGATGTGCGTGCTGCTGAACCCTCTGCAGCAAAGGTTCCCAGGCCCAAGTGGGCCAAGGTCAATGGCAAGAACTATCCGAAGGCCCGGCAGGGATCCACCATTGGGGAGAATGCAGGTCCGCCAGGCTGGCAAGGGAATCCTGAAGACCCATGGCCATCTCCCACCCCCCGTGGACCTTCGGCATCTGTTCAGCCACTGTCCCAGTCCCGGAGCAAGGCTCTGGAGAGCCCCTTGGGGCTGCGTCCCCACCTGCCCCAGCTAATGGGAGGGCAGGCTGCCCTGAAGCCAGAACCTGGGCGTCCGGGCGAGGAGTCGCCTGCCCCTAAGCAGGAACTGCACCAACCCTCCTTCCCTGCACCCCAGCTGTCCCCCCTGCCCCTGCCCGGCAACCCTGCTGACTACAGAGGCCTGTGCGACCGGCCTGAGCTCACGGCTCTTGGCAGCTTCTACCAGTACTGCGGCCGAGATGGGCTTCAGtgtgggggttactcctgccccATGCTCCCTGAGGGCAAGCTGTCCCCAGTGGCTGCACCTAATGAGGGGCTCCTCTTGGCCCCTAGTTCTGTGCCCACTGGGACCCCTTTCCAGCACCCTCCCTGGGGCTCTCGCTATTGCTCCAGCGAAGACACTGGAGAGAATGGCTACGGCCTCTGTGAAATGCTGTCCTCATCTCTTCCCCACATCAGCACTACCTGTGTCAGCTGCCCCTACAAAATGCCTTTTGCAGCAG AAGGCTGCAGGTCCCTGGGCCAGCTGGAATTTCCTCTCCCGGAAGCTGGCCATCCAGCCTCACCTGCCCACCCCTTTCTGGGATGCCCTGTACCCAGCGTGCCACCTGCAGCAGAGCCTGTTCCCCACCTTCAGACGCCTAGTTCTGAGCCCCAGTCTGTAGCCCGTGCGTGCCCACAGAGCGCCAAGCCTCCCAGTGGCTCGAAGTCAGGCCTGCGCACCGGCCCCAGTTGCAGGCACACTGTGAGGAGCAAGGCCGCTCGCAGGCCCAGCCATCCCAAACAGCCACGTGCCCAGCGCCCAcgtccccgccgccgccgccgccgccgcaccaACGGCTGGGTGCCTGTCGGTGCTGCCTGTGAGAAGGCCGTCTACGTTTTG GACGAACCGGAACCAGCCATCCGAAAGAGCTACCAGGCAGTAGAGCGGCGCGGAGAGACCATCCGAGTGCGGGATACTGTTCTCCTCAAGTCAGGTCCACGGAAGACATCCACACCTTATGTGGCCAAGATCTCTGCCCTCTGGGAGAACCCTGAATCAG GAGAGCTGATGATGAGCCTCCTGTGGTATTACAGACCTGAGCACTTACAGGGCGGCCGCAGCCCCAGCATGCACGAG AATGAAGTCTTTGCATCGCGACATCAGGACCAGAATAGCGTGGCCTGCATTGAGGAGAAGTGCTACGTGTTGACCTTTGCTGAGTACTGCAG ATTCTGCGCCATGGCCAAGCGCCGAGGTGAGGGCCTGCCCAGCCGCAAGACAGCCCTGGTGCCCCCCTCTGCTGACTACTCCACCCCACCTCACCGCACGGTGCCCGAGGACACAGACCCTGAGCTGGTGTTTCTTTGCCGCCATGTCTATGACTTCCGCCATGGCCGCATCCTCAAGAACCCCCAGTAG
- the CHST14 gene encoding carbohydrate sulfotransferase 14 — protein MFPRPLSPLAAPQGAEPPGRALRRAPQGRSRGRARAGLGGAPLLLPSMLMFAVIVASSGLLLMIERGILADLKPLPLHPPSREARRPGAPNAEAADAASQVRQDVRNRTLRALCAQPGMPRDPWDLPVGQRRTLLRHILVSDRYRFLYCYVPKVACSNWKRVLKVLAGALDHLDARLKMDHRRDLVFLADLRPEQIRHRLQHYFKFLFVRDPVERLLSAYRNKFGEIREYQRRYGAQIVRRYRLGAGPSPAGDDVTFPEFLRYLADEDPERMDEHWMPVYHLCQPCAVRYDFVGSYERLEDDANQVLEWVRAPAHVRFPARQAWYRPASPESLHYHLCSTPRALLQDVLPKYILDFSLFAYPLPNVTREACRQ, from the coding sequence ATGTTCCCGCGCCCGCTGAGCCCGCTGGCCGCCCCGCAAGGCGCCGAGCCTCCGGGCCGTGCGCTCCGAAGGGCTCCCCAAGGCCGGAGTCGGGGCCGGGCCCGGGCGGGCCTGGGGGGCGCGCCGCTGCTGCTGCCGTCCATGCTGATGTTCGCCGTGATCGTGGCCTCCAGCGGGCTCCTGCTCATGATCGAGCGCGGCATCCTGGCCGACCTGAAGCCCCTGCCCCTGCACCCCCCGAGCCGCGAGGCCCGCAGGCCGGGGGCCCCGAACGCGGAGGCCGCGGACGCCGCCTCGCAGGTGCGCCAGGACGTGCGCAACCGGACGCTCCGGGCTCTGTGCGCGCAGCCGGGCATGCCCCGGGACCCCTGGGACCTGCCGGTGGGCCAGAGGCGCACCCTGCTGCGCCACATCCTCGTGAGCGACCGGTACCGCTTCCTCTACTGCTACGTGCCCAAGGTGGCCTGCTCCAACTGGAAGCGCGTGCTCAAGGTGCTCGCCGGGGCCCTGGACCACCTGGACGCCCGCCTCAAGATGGACCACCGGCGCGACCTGGTCTTCCTGGCCGACCTGCGGCCCGAGCAGATCCGTCACCGCCTGCAGCACTACTTCAAGTTCCTCTTCGTGCGGGACCCCGTGGAGCGCCTGCTCTCGGCCTACCGGAACAAGTTCGGCGAGATCCGCGAGTACCAGCGGCGCTACGGGGCCCAGATCGTGCGCCGCTACCGCCTGGGTGCTGGGCCCAGCCCCGCCGGGGACGACGTCACCTTCCCCGAGTTCCTGCGTTACCTGGCCGACGAGGACCCCGAGCGCATGGACGAGCACTGGATGCCCGTGTACCACCTCTGCCAGCCCTGTGCCGTGCGCTACGACTTCGTGGGCTCCTACGAGAGGCTGGAGGACGATGCCAACCAAGTGCTGGAGTGGGTGCGGGCGCCGGCCCACGTACGGTTCCCGGCACGCCAGGCCTGGTACCGGCCGGCCAGTCCTGAGAGTCTGCATTACCACCTGTGCAGCACCCCGCGGGCCCTGCTGCAGGATGTGCTGCCTAAATACATTCTGGACTTCTCCCTCTTCGCCTACCCTCTGCCCAATGTCACCCGGGAGGCCTGTCGCCAGTGA